In Phaseolus vulgaris cultivar G19833 chromosome 7, P. vulgaris v2.0, whole genome shotgun sequence, the genomic stretch TTTATCAAGAAGTATGTTTTTTCTTCCCCTCATTACACTAATAATGAACAAgtgtttatctttttcttttttttcacattAGAGAATACACCCAGACTCGTTATGTATGTTTATCTGCTTACAGGGAATATCTATAGCTGCTGTGTGGGATTCTAGCAAGAGCCAGTTTGTTGGAATGCTTAGTGCTATGGACTTCATTCTAGTACTAAAAGAGGTTAGTGAGGAATAACatacttaataaaaaatatcacgTCTCAGGTTCCAGTATAAGTAATGAAAAATGAAGACTTGCCAAATTGTAAATAACcacaaaaattgaaatttccaaATGTATATCTTCAACGATGCTTATACTATTGTGCAGTTGAAAGAAATCACAAGGAATATGATAATACTTGATCTATTCTCTTGGTTTATTCATGGCATACATTAATGGTGTAAAACATTATTTTGGTCCAATTACCTATCATTTTGGCTTcacataaaattttattgatttttttcaaGGAGGGATCCCCTTGATGCTTTGTTCTCTGGAACTTCCAATTTATTTCCCCCTCTCCTTGTTGTATCCTTGTTGaagcaataattttttatcttgttgAGTTGGTACATACATTAGATTTTTCTAAGTCAATGCGTAACCTAGGAGACGTGAATCCATCGATTGATTGTGATCAAGCAGTTAATAAGAGATATGCAGCCCATACATAAAATTTTCTCTAAAATACGCTCTTATTCAATATCTTTGATTTATAGAGCACTCTTATGGAGAAATACACAGCACGTTTCTGTAAATTCTGTGGCTCATCTAACATGCTTAATTTCAGTTGAGGATTCATGGATCAAACATGACTGAAGAACAACTTGATTCACATACTATAGCAGCATGGagagaggcaaaggaacaaaaATGCGTAACTGATAGTAATGGGAGAAAATACCCTCAACATTTAGTTCATGTAAGTGCAACTGCTACATGCTCCTGAGCAGTTGCGACAAATATTCCacatatcaaattaattttccCATTTCATATATTTGTGATATTGTTAACTTATTAGGCAAGTTCAAAAGGTTCTATGCTCTGGGAATAGGGAATTAATCAGGGATTCTACAACATGATTGTTacaattatatttattgatCGATGGATACATAGatagttaaattttatttcaacatTATAACTTTGAAGAGGTTGCCTGTTAGCCTTGTACGTCCTGCTAATTGTGAATTCTTGTTGTCTTTTATGATTGTATAGTATTTCATGCTATGTTTATACTTATTCTGTAGGCTGGGCCCCTTGAGTGTCTAAAAGATGTTGCTTTAAAAATTTTGCAAAACAAGGTGGCAACAGTTCCTATTATCCATTCCCCTTCAGAGGATGATTCATTTCCTCAGCTGCTACACCTTGCTTCCCTCTCAGAAATACTAAAATGTAAGCTTCTAGATTTATTGGCTATGCATAAACGGTTTGGAACTAATGTATGGACTTACTTTTCAGGTATATGCAGGCATTTTAAGCACTCTTCGGATTCCTTGCCTATTCTTCAGTTACCAATTAGTTCGATACCTATAGGTACATGGGTATCAAAATCGGAGGAATCCAATAAACAGCCACTTGCTATGTTATGGCCACATGCTTCTCTTGGCGAAGCTCTGTCTCTGTTGATTCAAGGTGACCATTCTTCTCTTTCAAAGCGGGTCAAGTCTTTTGTTCTAGCTAGATGTTGAATGGTCATTAATTTTGTTTCCGTAAGTTGCAGTTGTTTTTCCTCCTCAACAAAAGGAATTTTTcaaagtcttatatttaaaaagtgTATATCACTAAAGGAAGGGAACAGAAAATTAAAAGATAGATCTTTTGGATAGATACATCTGAGTGGGTCAAAACTGCATGATGGGACTCAAATCCGAAAATATCATATCAATTGTATGTTTTTGTTAATCCATCTTACAAAGAAAAAGATATACCACTTCTACCTTGGTATTTTCAAATTTGGAGTTTTTCATTCTTTGGTACGTGAATAATTTTCCCCTTGCAATGGAAGCTAAGAACTTCATAATTCTTGATTTATTATATAGCAAAatacatttataataattattctaTATCTTGTGGTATCTTATGTTTGCTGTTCTTTGCAGCTGGAATTAGCTCAATACCAATTGTGGATGTTAATTATTCATTACTTGATATATATTCAAGAAGGTAGAAACTCTCATTTTCTCCTTTGTCCACATGTGTAATTCTCATTTTTATACTTAAAAGGAGATGTTCCTTAAGAATATGTGTCTCTGATGTGTATTGATATTTTCTTCTCAGAGATATTATTGCCTTGGTTAAAGATAAAATGTATGCAAGGATAAATCTGGATGTGTTTAGTGTCCATCAGGTAATCTCTCTCTGAGTTCGTGTGACTGTATTGGTAACTTTTCCTGAAGGCCGATGATATTTTGACATTTTGCtccattttactttcacaacaaaatattaatatttttaataaaaaaattaaaaaaaaaactttttaaagaaaatataagtaaaatgtaaaatgttaaaataatttttaaaattaaaaaaattataaaaaattataaaaaattaaaatattaatatttattgaggTGTAGGGTGGAACATGAGTgtcaaaaaaacatttttgtatcttgaaatattgtatttattttgtaatgaaAGCTTAATTAATGGAAAATGATAGTTTGACAATTCATGGAGTTATATACTATTGTTTATATGatgtgtttaaaaataaatatatataataaaaagtaaatttataattaaataatattaaaaaatattaaaataatagtattgagaGTCGTAATgtagttatataaaaaattggtATTCTGAAGGTATCATTACCCTTCATTAATAGTGtagtttgttttgttttgatgaCTCAACTTATTACGTACAAATGTCACCGCAGTCTTTAGTCCTCTACAACTAAAAGTCAATCATTCCTAACCCCTAGCAATGATCATATATCAATGAAATGTAtctcttattttgtttttctttcctccTAATCACTAGTTGCACACGTGTTTTGTGGTATTCGAACCTGAACCATATAATAGCAATATGCCACTTATAGTTGAGCCTGAGTCTGAGTCAGCATGAATATTGGTTAGTTGAGcatttttatattgaaaatataCTTGAGGTTTAGGCTCATCTTGGACAGAGTGAACTCTAGCTTTGGTATTTTAGAGTGTGCTTGAAAATGCGCAAAAGAAAAGGTTTCGTATATTTTGTAAACGCCCTTCATAAATTTCCACTCTTGTTTCCTTCCTCCCATCTTCACTTCTACCAAGCATACATCCCATAGTATAAACATTGAACTCACTCATCCATATGTTTATACACATGAAAGCCATATATAGCTCATTACTTCAACCCCCTCTTTCTGGTAATTCCACAGTGCACGAGAGAATAGTATGCAAGTATTGCATGCTAATAGATTGAGGCCTGTAATTATACCTTCACTGCAGGATGTGCTTGTCTAGCATAGATGCGGTGTTTTTTGTTTGTTACTCATgcaggcttttattaatgaaaaatttGACCACATAGTGGTCTGGGGAGCATGTTATGTTCGTttaggttaatttttttttattccctATCGTTTCGCTCGTTTTCAATTTAGTTTCTATAagtattttccttttcaaaTGAGTCCACGTAACAAATGCTTACTAAATAGTCTTATCATCAACTCCTATAAATTGCACTTTCTGTTGCAGGCATTGTTTTTGGCACGAGATGCAGGTTTTCCTTCCGCGCTTCGCAATGGGCCGAGTTATAATATTTGTTTGAGATCTGATTCATTACACAAAGTGATGGAGCGCTTGGCAAACCCTGGTATTTCTTCTACACTAACAATCCTCTCCCCCTTTCTTCATGATGAGGGGTGGgccagaaaaagaaaaaaccaaTAGTATATTATTCGTTCACCAATTTTCTTCTCTTTACAGGTGTTAGAAGACTCGTGGTTGTGGAGGCGAGTACCAGGCGTGTGGAAGGTATCATTTCTATAGGTGACATCTTCAGATTCTTGTTAAGCTGCTAATTGGAGAGATATGGCTATCATTTTGCATAAAGGGAATTGCAGTGCTAGCCCAGGAAAGGACTTGTTTTATCAGAACTATTTATTTAATCTGCAGTCATTTGCTTTATTTTGGAGAAGAGTCTGTAATTTGAGGGAATATTAGTTATTTATCCTTTAAACAACTTGACGATGTTATGATTTTCTCCTTTGTGCTGGCACAGATGCTTAATTTGTGTCCTGTGCTAACAGAAATCAaggaggaaaaaaaataaaagatctgTAATAAGCTAAATATTTAGCCGCGTGCGGCACATCGTTGGCTGGTCGTAAGTCATAGGTATTGTCATTCCAGAATTTTATGATGACTGCTGAGTTCATGGCTTCAAGTTGCTATGCTTGCATTTTAATGAATTTGTCTTTTCCTTCATGCAACTTGCCTGGTAAAATGGATAGGACCGTAATGATagttaaaagaaacaaattgtTAATCTACTTATGATACGTTGATACTTCTTGAAAAACTTAATCCACTAGATACTTTTATTAAGTAAATATCTAGTTTTTCTGTTAGGAGTTTTAAATATATCACTCTATCTGATAAAATATAGTTCTAtcttaatttttgttgtttctCATTCATGTTTTTTTCTCTGAAGTCGTTATCTTGAAAGAAATTCTCGAGCTCATTCTAACAGTGGTAGATTCGGATTCAAAGTTGAATTACTCTTTATCTGTAATATTAAGCTTACACTATGCCTTCTCCTTTGGTGCCATTTTTTAGTTGGTCATTGAAACTAACCAATTGCTTTTTCACAAATTCCttctaatttttcaaatttcttaCATTTTTTCACAGAAAACTGTCTGAAATATagtaaaaagtttataaatgaaaattttcaaaagcaTTTCACACAAACTGATTTAAAAAGAAGAATTTGAAATAAGttgtataatatataatctggaattaatatttaaattttttaacaacGCCCTAAGGAACGAGAGAGATATCATACAAGAGAAGAAGGAAGACGAAATAGCAGAAACTAGGAAATCAAGTATGGTATGTTTGGTTTGTGTGTCACAGATTTGCATTGGACCTGCTTGAATTTGATTCATGTAACCCATTGTTTCTTCCACCCATTCTCTAAAGATAAACCTTATAAGGTGTTATGGAAATGATAACATAAAATAGCTAAATATAAACCGTGttaatattagaaaataaactGATTTATACTATAAAGACATTACATATACACACAATCATTGATGTTCaaattaagtttaaataattattataatttataacttaGTGAATGAGATCCCGAGAGAAAAAGTTAAACATGATGTTTTGTTAAAGCTTTGATAACTACTTGTAATAACATctacaatataaaataatttttaacattattcatatgatggttataaaaatattttttttataataaaagtattatGTTATATATCTATTATGGAACTAtattatgtaaaatttaaaaattgtgagcttgttttcaaatcaaattttaattgaGTAGATATTTTAATCagataaaactaaaaaactcAATGGATAAACAAACTCAAACTACAAAATGTGAGTTGAGTTTGGTCAATGGTACTTGACTTGTACccgaaaaaattattatatttgttaacaCTTGTAATCTATTtggaaaagaaaacagaaacaaattaaataaaaataaaaccgattaaaggtgtttggttaaaaaataaaaataaaatggggtgaaagataaaaaataagtaaaagtacattataaataatataattaatttcgcaaaattttaaaatgttttcttcTCTGTTGATCGTCTTCACCAAATACACCACTTTAATTCCATATCTTCTGATAAACGTGTCACGGAGATAAAGATAAATGTAAGCTGAAAGTAGTAtgcgataaaaaaaaaaaagacataaagagagattataattattaataaattatttatagtagcttatacttttatttatttataaaaatattatatatatatatatgtatgaaatatttatttgttttattcttgTCCAATTCTGAACAAAAAGAGAAGTTGGCCCAAATTCAAAAGATTGTTTAGAAACTAATATAATATTGTAAGAAGAAACATAGTgtgaaaaaaattgtaaaaaaaaattctaattgtAAAGATGATTTAAAATCATATTGTCTTGTCTAGTTAACAATATTATAACTTTTGTTTATTGGATTGTATTACTGGACAAAATCAtcattagacttaattacagatgttatgttagaaaaagaatctgtacggttctaatgctatggttatatatatgtatcattgctatagatgaaagacagattgaataaaacataaaatattctttcatggtatcagagcacaaaactctgatacccgacaaacacaaagcaaaggcaACGGTGCACAACCATGACAGCTGCACCAGAAAAGAATAATGCCAACAAAGCAGAGCATGAAGGAGGAGGTGCTAAGAAGACCTACTCGATCTCAACGCGAGTGACAATCCCGAAAACATAATCACGCAAGTCCAATTGCGCGGAGAAAATTACGACGAATGGGCAAGAGCAGTAAAGATCTCGCTTCGTGCCCGGAGAAAATGGGGCTTCATTGATGGAACACATATccaaccagaggatgaggcaccCGACCTTGAAGATTGGTGGACCGTGCAGTCCATCCATGATTGTCTCTTGGATTCTAAACACCATTGAACCAAGCTTACGATCCACAGTAGCATATGCTGAGACTGCACATAACTTGTGGGAAGACATTAAAGAAAGATTCTCGGTCGTGAATGGACCTAGAATTCAAGAACTAAGGTCAGACTTGTCAAGATGCAAGCAGGAGGGAATGGTGGTGGCAACTTACTTTGGAAAATTGAAGGTCCTTTGGATGAGCTTGCTAACAGTGACAAAATTTCATCTTGTACGTGTGGTGGATGCAAGTGTGGGATTGGTGCTCAGTTGGAAAAACgaagggaggaggagaaggttcATCAACTCCTTATGGGGTTGGATGACGCAAGCTACGGGACAGTAAGATCAAACATTCTGGCCTCAGACCCATTGCCATCTCTGAACCGCGTATATGCTAtgttggtacaagaagaaagagtgagaatgatggccaaatcaacggaagaaagggggttggtcgtgggtctcgcgatgcaggccaactacaaagaaaaagggcgtggagatatggtagaaaaattaatgacgtgcagtcattgcggtaaaaatggtcacgacatgaagggatgcttccaattgatcggatatcccgaatggtggggtgacagaccaaaaagtgaaggcaaatggaacggcaggggacgccaagggatgcgaaacaaaggtaacccgacacgtgcaaatgtggcacacgctagtggaagcaacagtcaagccaacaatgacgacaagaaacttgagatggcaggtctgaccaatgaacaatggaaggtactggttgatatgatcagcaaacaaaaatcaaatgaatcagAGAAAATGACTGGTAAGAGCATTTGGGATTTGTGGATTATTGACAGTGGGGCATCAAACCATATGACCGGGTCACTAGAAAATTTGAGTGAAAAGGAAACTATACAAGGGTGCCCCGTGGGGTTACCCGATGGTGAACGTGTTCTAGCTTGCGAATAGGGAACAGtgactcttgaagaaggacttgaattgaaaaatgtcctttatgttcccaaattaaaatgcaatttactttcagtacctcaattgacagatgaagaaaattgtgttgtaacattcactgataaattgtgtattatacaggaccgcacttcgaggacgctgattggagcaggtgaacggaaagatgggctttattggtatcgtggggtacggaagactcaagcatgtcatgtcaagatggaaaatcaactagcactttggcaccaaagattaggacatccgtcatttaagattgtgcaaatgcttcctgatataagtgggaaatgtactcgtgatgagttgaataaagtttgtgaagtttgtgaaaaatcgaaacaaacgagagataagtttttcttaagtgcgcatcaagctttgaatatttttgatttaattcattgtgacttatggggtccttataaaactccttcatcctgtggtgcttcatattttttgacaattgtggatgattgttcacgggcagtttggatctatttgttaaaagaaaaaacagaggtatcagtgactttgaaactttttttcacactcgttgagaggcaatacaacaaatgtgttaaaatggttcgctctgacaatggaaccgaattcatgtgtctaaaacaatatttcattcaacaaggtatccttcaccaaacttcctgtgtcgggaccccgcaataaaatggacgcgtcgaacgcaagcatcggcatattctgaatgttgctcggtcattacggtttcaaggcaatcttcccattaatttttggggggaatgcgttttgactgcaggctacttaatcaatctcacaccatcctccattctaaaaggaaaaaccccttatgaagtgatccatggatgtgtacccagttacgcgcacttacgagtatttggttcattatgttatgctcataatcaaaatagacagcgggataaatttgatagtcgtagccgaaaatgtgtgtttgtcgggtatccatatggccaaaaaggatggaaattatttgatttggaaacagaaactttctttgtctctcgtgatgtacattttctcgaaaataaatttccatattttgaagccaaaaagatggacactgcaccaccattgcaaaacccaattattgtcaactctttagaaactggaacggacccacattttcttcatgaagTTGCCTCCTCAAACCTAGATGAATGCATCGTCAACCAACCCATTGCATCTCCCATCCCAGCCAAGGAGGATGCTACCCTCACAGATGACTTCGACCACACTATCAACGACTCTGATCCGTGCATAGAAGCCTCGACGCTACCCGCGGATCCACCGCCGCGTCCGACGGAGACGGCACCGTCGGTTTCTTCACCACCGCTGACGGCCGCGGTTCCCCTTGGGCGAGGGCATCGCGCGAAGCTGCCTTCCGTACGGTTACGCGATTTTGTCGCAGCCACCACGATACCGTCAAGCCCCTCTGTTCCGGCACCTCCTTCAACAGAATCCTCAGGTGTTTCGTATCCTATacatgattttgtgaattgtgattccttttctaaacatcatcaaagttttcttgcctctttacacaccgagcaggaacccctgttcttttctcaagcggtccgagaaccccggtggcgtgatgctatggcacaggagattcatgctctcgaactcaatgacacctggaaactcaccgctctccctcctggaaagaaggcacttgggtataaatggatctacaaaatcaaatacaactcggatggaacaattgaaagattcaAGGCTCGATTGGTAATTCTTGGCAATCATTAAGTGGAGGGTTTGGATTACAACGAGACGTTTCCTCCTGTCGTAAAGACGGTAACCATTCGCACAACTCTAGCAGTAGCAGCCGCAAAAGATTGGGAGCTTCATCAGATGGACGTTCACAATGCGTTTCTCCATGGTGATCTTGATGATGAGGTTTATATGAAACTCCCTCCTGGCTTCCAAGAATCTCAACCAGGGGCAGTGTGCAAGCTTCAAAAGTCTCTATATGGCCTCCGACAGGCCCCCAGGTGTTGGTTTGCTAAactatcttcttctctcactcgttacggcttccaacaatccccgaaggatcattccctgtttactcttaataataatgacatacagtTGGTTGTGCTAGTCTACGTTGATGATCTTGTGATTGCAGGGAATAATGGTACTGCCATCCAATGTTTTAAAGGCTACTTAAATCAATGCTTTCATATGAAAGATTTAGGCCGCCTCAAGTACTTCCTGGGGGTTGAAGTTGCTCGCTCCCCCAACGGAATCTTCCTTTGTCAGAGGAAATATGCCTTAGATATCATTACTGAAGTCGAATTGTTGGGTGCGAAGCCCGCCACTACACCATgtgaagaaaatcacaaattgagctccgctactggttcttttctttctgacccggctacttatcgtagacttgttgggaggttaatttatctgtgtttcactcgacctgaccttgcctacagtgtccaagctttatctcaatttatgcaaaatccacgctccgagcattggcaagctgctcttcgtgttgttcgatatttaaaggggcatcctggacaaggaatactcctacctcgagagaacaacttacaactctttgggtggtgtgattctgattgggcaagttgtccactgacacggaaatctctcaccggatggtttattcaactcggcacttccccaatctcttggaaaacccagaaacaacaaacggtttctgcctcctctgctgaggctgaatatcgatcaatggctaagaccacccgagaattaaagtggattaaagacattctcgcttctctacatgttcctcatcctgacccaattcgtctttattgtgatagtcaagcagcacttcacattgctaaaaacccggtcttccacgaacgcaccaaacacattgaagttgactgccaccttgttcgagatgaaatcattcacaagcgccttcttccatcctatgtgcccacacatacacaactagctgaccttttcaccaaagctctcggtgctaaaaagtttggagccatcttggtcaagttgggcattcaagacttacatgctccaacttgaggggaggtattaccggacaaaatcatcattagacttaattagacttaattacaggaatataatcactattaatgagtctataattagacttaattataggaatataatcactattaatgggtctataattagtcttaattacaaatgttatgttagaaaaagaatatgtacggttctgtacggttctaatgctatggttatatatatgtatcattgctatagatgaaagacagattgaatggtttagggtttagggtttatataTATGTGAACTAAACAGTTTGTCTACAAATGGCAAGAGAGTAGATAATGCCATGTCTTAACCATTTTATATTAAACTtgaggtatatatatatatatatatatatatatatatatatatatatatatatatatatatatatatatatatatatataaagagagagaaagtcttATTGATACCCTACATTTATCTTTTATAAATCTAGTATgatctaatattattattcaatgTAATAACACTATTATCTTCCCATGTgatctaatattttatttttattttctttttttattttattattttaaattcaacaaCGGGTGTCATTTGTGGAAATAATTGGGGGATGTGAGTAAGAGGTTTGGTAGAGTTGGAAACTTGTTCGATAGTGGTAATTTATTGTTCTTGCTAGGGACATAAGACCTatagaactattgaagtcttcgtcttcATTTTTCGGTCAGGCATGTTGCTAGGTGTTTGACTGAGATCCTTCTCGTCTTCGTGTCTCTTCTTTGGCTCTCGATCTCGGGTGAATATTGAATgggtacctgcagaagacactctgacgctcaagtcagtaaagcgggtgatcgGCACTCAGGTAGGGCAcaataataaatgacgtacctttctcttttgaatgtgtgttatttatattattttaatgggcttaccttattgggcTTTATTAGTGGAATGAATCACACTTAggattgcattacctaattcttaatgatagtTTAGCTTCACtaaccttggtttgagcgttaatggttaTATGTGTCGGTCGACCGGACCGTCTGTGGTGGTTTCCCTCGTCTCGGCCAGGTTTCTCTGGTCTCGATCAAGAATCCCTGATCTCGGTCAGGAAGACCGAATCTCGGTCTCGCCCATACCAATACATTTATAGAAGTTAGACTTTTGTAATTAGTGCACATTAAGAAAGCTTTATAGATTGAAGTTTGAGATTGGTAAATACTATTCAATAAAGTTTCAATATCAAACAGATATTCTTTGAACACAAATTCAGACTAATGGAAGAGAATCTTATCTTCTTACTAACTTAACAATTTTATAGAAAGGTGTGACTTTACATCgtcaaaactaaaattaaacttttttcaATGGTTCAAGAAGTGGTACACAttgtttgaaaacaaaaaagtaacCAAACCTAAAGTGGAAAGTACTAACaataaattgaaatttgttGCAAATCAATTTATCAAGTTTTGCACTAATGAAAGCATAAATAGGCACAAGACAATTACAACTACACATTCACGAATTTCTCTTGCTTGAAAGAGTGACATGTATGCTATTAGAAACTTATTTGCTTAAAATCTTTTCGATGAAATTACAAATAATGTAATCTATACTAGAAGAATGTGTCCATTGTCTATCTTGATTTTTATGATCCCATGTTAAGTGGCGGACCAATAAATTGTGTTAATCTAAGGGTGTTTGGCATATTGATATTTGTACATGATAAGAAGAATAAGTTGGAAGCATGGACATAAAAGTGTATATTCATTATATACACTAAAGGAATGAATGGATATTAGTTGTAGCGACTAGAACTGGAGAAGATAGATGTTTCAGAAGCAAAAATG encodes the following:
- the LOC137828129 gene encoding sucrose nonfermenting 4-like protein, yielding MSLGVEMFGSSRRHMSGGPVGPVLIPKRFVWPHGGRMVFLTGSFTRWTTVPMSPMQGCPSVFEVICGLMPGYHQYKFNVDGEWRHDEHQPFVYGNFGIVNFYLVRQPVILPPILSAETTGRSHMEVDTDVVEHVEAKQRISESDLQVSRHRISTFLSSQTAYELLPESGKVVALDETLPVKQAFHALYQEGISIAAVWDSSKSQFVGMLSAMDFILVLKELRIHGSNMTEEQLDSHTIAAWREAKEQKCVTDSNGRKYPQHLVHAGPLECLKDVALKILQNKVATVPIIHSPSEDDSFPQLLHLASLSEILKCICRHFKHSSDSLPILQLPISSIPIGTWVSKSEESNKQPLAMLWPHASLGEALSLLIQAGISSIPIVDVNYSLLDIYSRRDIIALVKDKMYARINLDVFSVHQALFLARDAGFPSALRNGPSYNICLRSDSLHKVMERLANPGVRRLVVVEASTRRVEGIISIGDIFRFLLSC